One genomic window of Pecten maximus chromosome 3, xPecMax1.1, whole genome shotgun sequence includes the following:
- the LOC117323819 gene encoding solute carrier family 46 member 3-like, whose translation METSNFSHEQEQPTEGVPITVEKNVLKSRERFESCEVPDEKSLLIPHSSAAGVARGQCNTGNVDHVPLQIYILGPILVSMSFGFITNSLIFTQRVFDITEEKLFPGSSWNQSKNESICYKNQSFEEYLEEQDVQQITSMYNIYASLCCGIPGIFSNLVFLAMSDVYGRKLFIFITVTGQFLATGMLAIGMYSNWNIYILLTFQLVSGLTGGEFTYLSIGFAVIADITRAGRSRAFAIVLTEIAVGIGTLAGSAISGYLIHLLHYRMAMVVSASVACLGVVATLIFPETLQKEHSRKYNVSQTFKNIFLFYTKDISSVGKRWKFRACLAALFFIFLSNFGKFGIETLYQLNSPFCWTPVKVGWYTTLRTGLPLVIGMGLVKPFQACMQEHVIGILGSLSYTAGYVLEALATNELMMLIVAFVSFMGALPVPIIRAIMSHMTPPEQQGSLFAGVAAVETICAVVGSVTGNAIYSATVDWFPGFSFLLFACYTGIAGVFIIILLIDSRLEKTETQQKVPV comes from the exons ATGGAGACGTCTAATTTCTCTCATGAACAAGAACAGCCGACCGAAGGAGTGCCCATAACTGTCGAGAAAAATGTCCTGAAATCTCGCGAAAGGTTTGAGTCGTGTGAAGTTCCCGATGAGAAATCTCTTCTCATTCCTCATTCTTCAGCTGCAGGTGTGGCCAGGGGACAGTGTAATACCGGGAATGTGGATCACGTCCCTCTCCAAATTTACATACTCGGACCTATACTAGTTTCAATGAGTTTTGGTTTTATCACCAATTCTCTGATATTTACACAACGCGTttttgatattactgaagaaAAACTGTTTCCAGGATCAAGTTGGAACCAAAGTAAAAATGAAAGCATATGTTATAAAAACCAAAGTTTTGAAGAGTATTTAGAGGAACAAGATGTCCAGCAAATCACCtccatgtacaatatatacgcCTCCCTCTGCTGTGGGATTCCAGGAATATTTTCTAACCTCGTCTTCCTGGCGATGAGTGACGTATATGGACGGAAACTATTTATATTCATAACTGTAACAGGACAATTCCTCGCGACAGGAATGCTTGCGATTGGAATGTACTCCAATTGGAATATATACATCTTGCTTACCTTCCAGTTAGTGAGTGGGTTAACAGGGGGCGAGTTTACTTACCTTTCAATAGGGTTTGCTGTCATAGCGGACATCACTCGAGCAGGGCGGTCAAGAGCATTTGCCATAGTGTTGACAGAGATAGCTGTTGGTATAGGAACCCTGGCGGGGTCTGCCATATCAGGCTACTTAATACATCTCCTTCACTATAGAATGGCCATGGTAGTCAGCGCTTCTGTCGCGTGTCTCGGAGTTGTTGCTACGCTTATATTTCCAGAAACACTACAAAAAGAACATTCACGGAAATACAATGTTtcacaaacatttaaaaatatatttctgttttatacTAAAGATATTTCATCTGTTGGAAAACGGTGGAAGTTCAGGGCGTGTTTGGCGGCTCTGTTCTTCATTTTTCTTTCTAATTTCGGAAAGTTTGGCATTGAGACATTGTATCAGTTGAACTCGCCGTTCTGTTGGACGCCGGTAAAGGTGGGCTGGTACACAACCCTCCGGACAGGACTTCCTCTCGTCATTGGTATGGGACTTGTCAAGCCCTTCCAGGCCTGTATGCAGGAGCACGTGATCGGTATCCTGGGGTCCTTATCCTATACAGCAGGCTACGTTCTGGAGGCACTGGCAACCAATGAACTCATGATGCTTATAG TTGCCTTCGTCAGTTTTATGGGTGCTTTACCCGTGCCGATCATCAGAGCAATCATGTCACATATGACACCTCCAGAACAACAAG GTTCCCTTTTTGCCGGAGTAGCAGCGGTGGAGACGATTTGTGCTGTTGTGGGAAGCGTGACTGGCAACGCCATCTATTCCGCAACGGTTGATTGGTTCCCAGGATTCTCATTTCTTCTATTTGCTTGTTATACTGGAATAGCAGGTGTTTTTATCAT taTATTATTAATTGATTCAAGGTTGGagaagacagaaacacaacagaAGGTTCCGGTTTAA